In the genome of Syngnathoides biaculeatus isolate LvHL_M chromosome 14, ASM1980259v1, whole genome shotgun sequence, one region contains:
- the LOC133511998 gene encoding fibroblast growth factor receptor substrate 2-like isoform X1 yields the protein MGSSCSSCPDKHLTADTHQSKFKVINVDDDGNELGAGVMELTDGELVLHTHRRDDVRWPYLCLRRYGYDSNLFSFESGRRCQTGQGIFAFKCVRAEEIFNMLQEVMHSHSISVVEEAVLDAGHQGAALSPAGTPKNRSRKRPPGGSLTFRRFSALGYSVPNGVSRIPSVGEVPSHPSSRHPSVASTRLPSVGEESTHPLLVADESAHTYVNTVRLPDEPPPGGPAPESPAFPEARRPPTPPSEARVLLEPQGARFVLGPTPVQRRLREAGETREGDGEPAAPRSDDPPPAAHRCLRPPPSTPDPQNVNNSAQRRTALLDYENLPALPPVWEARKSSWEDEDGGGGGGLKTLNGFSYPHGPPSAALEPSHNYVNTENVTAPLSAHRPDTARRRPDGPTVFNFDFRQPPKTLNYIEVEMDNRGASDGSDPHTPRTPSSPPPPGTPTRRTELYALIDVERTAAMSNLQKARPRDDGTSRKTRHNSTELPTKSAA from the exons ATGGGTAGTAGCTGTTCAAGCTGTCCAGACAAACACTTGACTGCGGATACTCATCAAAGTAAATTCAAG GTGATCAACGTGGACGACGATGGGAACGAGCTGGGTGCCGGCGTGATGGAGCTGACGGACGGCGAGCTGGTCCTGCACACGCATCGCCGCGACGACGTCCGCTGGCCGTACCTGTGCCTGCGTCGCTACGGTTACGACTCCAACCTCTTCTCCTTCGAGAGCGGGCGGCGCTGTCAGACCGGCCAAG GCATCTTTGCGTTCAAGTGTGTGCGCGCTGAGGAAATCTTCAACATGCTGCAGGAAGTCATGCACAGCCACAGCATCAGCGTGGTGGAGGAAGCCGTGCTGGACgccggccaccagggggcggcGCTCTCTCCGGCAGGTACGCCCAAAAACCGCAGCCGCAAGCGTCCTCCGGGAGGTTCGCTCACATTTCGGCGCTTTTCAGCTCTGGGCTACTCGGTGCCGAACGGCGTGTCGCGGATCCCGTCGGTGGGCGAGGTCCCGTCCCACCCGTCCAGCCGCCACCCGTCCGTGGCCAGCACCCGGCTGCCGTCGGTGGGCGAGGAGTCCACGCACCCCCTGCTGGTGGCCGACGAAAGC GCTCACACGTACGTCAACACGGTGCGTCTGCCGGACGAGCCGCCGCCCGGCGGTCCGGCGCCGGAGAGCCCCGCCTTCCCGGAGGCCCGCCGCCCGCCCACTCCTCCCTCGGAGGCGCGGGTGCTGCTGGAGCCGCAGGGCGCCCGCTTCGTGCTGGGCCCCACCCCGGTTCAGCGGCGGCTGCGCGAGGCCGGAGAGACCCGAGAGGGCGACGGCGAGCCGGCCGCCCCGCGCTCGGACGACCCGCCCCCGGCGGCGCACCGCTGCCTTCGCCCGCCGCCGTCGACCCCCGACCCGCAGAACGTCAACAACTCGGCGCAGCGGCGCACGGCGTTGCTGGACTACGAGAACCTGCCGGCGCTGCCGCCTGTCTGGGAAGCCCGCAAGTCGAGctgggaggacgaggacggcggcggcggcggcggcctcaAGACTCTCAACGGCTTCAGCTACCCTCACGGGCCGCCGTCGGCCGCCCTGGAGCCCTCGCACAACTACGTCAACACGGAGAACGTGACGGCGCCCCTCAGCGCCCACCGGCCCGACACGGCGCGCCGCCGCCCCGACGGGCCCACCGTCTTCAACTTTGACTTCCGCCAGCCGCCCAAGACGCTCAACTACATCGAGGTAGAGATGGACAACCGGGGCGCCTCCGACGGGAGCGACCCCCACACGCCGCGCACCCCCTCCTCGCCCCCGCCCCCCGGCACGCCCACGCGGCGCACCGAGCTCTACGCCCTCATCGACGTCGAGCGCACGGCCGCCATGTCCAACCTGCAGAAGGCGCGGCCGCGGGACGACGGGACCTCGCGCAAGACGCGCCACAACAGCACCGAGCTGCCCACCAAAAGCGCcgcctga
- the LOC133511998 gene encoding fibroblast growth factor receptor substrate 2-like isoform X2 — MGSSCSSCPDKHLTADTHQSKFKVINVDDDGNELGAGVMELTDGELVLHTHRRDDVRWPYLCLRRYGYDSNLFSFESGRRCQTGQGIFAFKCVRAEEIFNMLQEVMHSHSISVVEEAVLDAGHQGAALSPAALGYSVPNGVSRIPSVGEVPSHPSSRHPSVASTRLPSVGEESTHPLLVADESAHTYVNTVRLPDEPPPGGPAPESPAFPEARRPPTPPSEARVLLEPQGARFVLGPTPVQRRLREAGETREGDGEPAAPRSDDPPPAAHRCLRPPPSTPDPQNVNNSAQRRTALLDYENLPALPPVWEARKSSWEDEDGGGGGGLKTLNGFSYPHGPPSAALEPSHNYVNTENVTAPLSAHRPDTARRRPDGPTVFNFDFRQPPKTLNYIEVEMDNRGASDGSDPHTPRTPSSPPPPGTPTRRTELYALIDVERTAAMSNLQKARPRDDGTSRKTRHNSTELPTKSAA, encoded by the exons ATGGGTAGTAGCTGTTCAAGCTGTCCAGACAAACACTTGACTGCGGATACTCATCAAAGTAAATTCAAG GTGATCAACGTGGACGACGATGGGAACGAGCTGGGTGCCGGCGTGATGGAGCTGACGGACGGCGAGCTGGTCCTGCACACGCATCGCCGCGACGACGTCCGCTGGCCGTACCTGTGCCTGCGTCGCTACGGTTACGACTCCAACCTCTTCTCCTTCGAGAGCGGGCGGCGCTGTCAGACCGGCCAAG GCATCTTTGCGTTCAAGTGTGTGCGCGCTGAGGAAATCTTCAACATGCTGCAGGAAGTCATGCACAGCCACAGCATCAGCGTGGTGGAGGAAGCCGTGCTGGACgccggccaccagggggcggcGCTCTCTCCGGCAG CTCTGGGCTACTCGGTGCCGAACGGCGTGTCGCGGATCCCGTCGGTGGGCGAGGTCCCGTCCCACCCGTCCAGCCGCCACCCGTCCGTGGCCAGCACCCGGCTGCCGTCGGTGGGCGAGGAGTCCACGCACCCCCTGCTGGTGGCCGACGAAAGC GCTCACACGTACGTCAACACGGTGCGTCTGCCGGACGAGCCGCCGCCCGGCGGTCCGGCGCCGGAGAGCCCCGCCTTCCCGGAGGCCCGCCGCCCGCCCACTCCTCCCTCGGAGGCGCGGGTGCTGCTGGAGCCGCAGGGCGCCCGCTTCGTGCTGGGCCCCACCCCGGTTCAGCGGCGGCTGCGCGAGGCCGGAGAGACCCGAGAGGGCGACGGCGAGCCGGCCGCCCCGCGCTCGGACGACCCGCCCCCGGCGGCGCACCGCTGCCTTCGCCCGCCGCCGTCGACCCCCGACCCGCAGAACGTCAACAACTCGGCGCAGCGGCGCACGGCGTTGCTGGACTACGAGAACCTGCCGGCGCTGCCGCCTGTCTGGGAAGCCCGCAAGTCGAGctgggaggacgaggacggcggcggcggcggcggcctcaAGACTCTCAACGGCTTCAGCTACCCTCACGGGCCGCCGTCGGCCGCCCTGGAGCCCTCGCACAACTACGTCAACACGGAGAACGTGACGGCGCCCCTCAGCGCCCACCGGCCCGACACGGCGCGCCGCCGCCCCGACGGGCCCACCGTCTTCAACTTTGACTTCCGCCAGCCGCCCAAGACGCTCAACTACATCGAGGTAGAGATGGACAACCGGGGCGCCTCCGACGGGAGCGACCCCCACACGCCGCGCACCCCCTCCTCGCCCCCGCCCCCCGGCACGCCCACGCGGCGCACCGAGCTCTACGCCCTCATCGACGTCGAGCGCACGGCCGCCATGTCCAACCTGCAGAAGGCGCGGCCGCGGGACGACGGGACCTCGCGCAAGACGCGCCACAACAGCACCGAGCTGCCCACCAAAAGCGCcgcctga